A single region of the Eulemur rufifrons isolate Redbay chromosome 8, OSU_ERuf_1, whole genome shotgun sequence genome encodes:
- the PHGDH gene encoding D-3-phosphoglycerate dehydrogenase: MAFVNLRKVLISDSLDPCCRKILQDGGLQVVEKQNLSKEELIAELQDCEGLIVRSATKVTADIINAAEKLQVVGRAGTGVDNVDLEAATRKGILVMNTPNGNSLSAAELTCGMIMCLARQIPQATASMKDGKWERKKFMGTELNGKTLGILGLGRIGREVATRMQSFGMKTVGYDPIISPEVSASFGVQQLPLEEIWPLCDFITVHTPLLPSTTGLLNDSTFARCKKGVRVVNCARGGIVDEGALLRALQSGQCAGAALDVFTEEPPRDRALVDHENVISCPHLGASTKEAQSRCGEEIAIQFVDMAKGKSVAGVVNAQALTSAFSPHTKPWIGLAEALGTLMRAWAGSPKGIVQVVTQGASLKNVGSCLSPAVIVGLLKESSKQVDVNLVNAKLLVKEAGLDVTTSHSLAAPGEQGLGECLLTVALAGAPYQAVGSVQGTTPVLQVLNGAVFRPEVPLRRGLPLLMFRAQPSDPALLPTMIGLLAEAGVRLLSYQTSVVSEGEAWHVMGISSLLPSLQAWKQHVTEAFQFQF; encoded by the exons ATGGCCTTTGTAAATCTGCGGAAAGTGCTCATCAGCGACAGCCTGGACCCTTGCTGCCGGAAGATCCTGCAAGATGGAGGGCTGCAGGTGGTGGAGAAGCAGAACCTGAGCAAAGAGGAGCTGATAGCCGAGCTACAG GATTGCGAAGGCCTTATCGTGCGCTCAGCCACCAAAGTGACCGCCGATATCATCAACGCAGCCGAGAAGCTCCaggtggtgggcagggctggcacgGGCGTGGACAATGTGGATCTGGAGGCTGCGACAAGGAAGGGCATCCTGGTCATGAA CACCCCCAATGGGAACAGCCTCAGTGCCGCGGAGCTCACCTGTGGGATGATCATGTGTCTGGCCAG GCAGATTCCCCAGGCGACGGCTTCGATGAAGGATGGCAAGTGGGAGCGGAAGAAG TTCATGGGAACAGAGCTGAATGGAAAGACCCTAGGAATTCTTGGCTTGGGCAGGATTGGGAGAGAGGTGGCCACCCGGATGCAGTCCTTTGGGATGAAG ACTGTAGGGTATGACCCCATCATTTCTCCAGAAGTCTCGGCCTCCTTCGGAGTTCAGCAGCTGCCCCTGGAGGAGATCTGGCCTCTCTGTGATTTCATCACTGTGCACACGCCTCTCCTGCCTTCCACGACAG GCTTGCTGAACGACAGCACCTTTGCCCGGTGCAAGAAGGGGGTGCGTGTGGTGAACTGTGCCCGAGGCGGGATTGTGGACGAAGGTGCCCTGCTCCGGGCTCTGCAGTCTGGCCAGTGTGCTGGAGCCGCGCTGGATGTGTTTACGGAA GAGCCGCCACGGGACCGAGCCTTGGTGGACCACGAGAACGTCATCAGCTGTCCCCACCTGGGCGCCAGCACCAAGGAGGCCCAGAGCCGCTGCGGGGAGGAAATTGCCATCCAGTTTGTGGACATGGCGAAGGGGAAATCTGTAGCGGGGGTT GTGAACGCCCAGGCCCTTACCAGTGCCTTCTCTCCACACACCAAGCCTTGGATTGGGCTGGCAGAAGCTCTGGGGACACTGATGCGAGCCTGGGCCGGATCTCCCAAAGGGATCGTCCAGGTGGTAACACAAG GAGCGTCCCTGAAGAACGTCGGGAGCTGCCTGAGCCCTGCGGTCATTGTCGGCCTCCTGAAAGAGTCTTCCAAGCAGGTGGACGTGAACTTGGTGAACGCCAAACTGCTGGTGAAGGAGGCTGGCCTCGAT GTCACCACCTCCCACAGCCTTGCTGCCCCAGGGGAGCAGGGCCTCGGGGAATGCCTCCTGACCGTGGCGCTGGCAGGCGCCCCCTACCAGGCTGTGGGCTCGGTCCAGGGCACCACGCCTGTGCTGCAGGTGCTCAACGGAGCTGTCTTCCGGCCAGAAGTGCCTCTCCGCAGGGGCCTGCCCCTGCTCATGTTCCGGGCCCAGCCCTCTGACCCTGCACTGCTGCCTACCATGATCG GCCTCCTGGCAGAGGCGGGCGTGCGGCTGCTGTCCTACCAGACCTCGGTGGTGTCGGAGGGGGAGGCCTGGCACGTCATGGGCATCTCTTCCTTGCTGCCCAGCCTGCAGGCATGGAAGCAGCATGTGACCGAGGCCTTCCAGTTCCAGTTCTGA